One segment of Gadus chalcogrammus isolate NIFS_2021 chromosome 8, NIFS_Gcha_1.0, whole genome shotgun sequence DNA contains the following:
- the plcd1b gene encoding 1-phosphatidylinositol 4,5-bisphosphate phosphodiesterase delta-1b isoform X3: METNGINTIHGLEGDGDLQFLLTGGDLLKVRSSSWKKTRYFKLQDDCKTLWYESQRTFFKSNPACECLPRRAPLSIEDISAVRPGRHSEGLQKYTEEQVGPRCFSIIFKGRRKNLDLIASSEEEARRWVVGLEKVITSTKGLDRQVKTEHWIFNCMRKADKNVDDKLTQKELKDLLLFMNMEVEDDYAEILFKQCDASKSGYLAGAEIERFYELLTQRPEIDVIYSEYARTTGLMSAADLQQFLVQEQREEATLADGHALIDKYEPDEKVKEKKLLSKDGFLIYLNHPESVVLSPTHATLYQDMSQPLSHYFISSSHNTYLLEDQLKGPSSTEAYIRALLLGCRCVELDCWDGPDGEPVIYHGYTLTSKILFKDAIQAIHEYAFKTSEYPVILSLENHCSVEQQQVMAQHMSSILGPALLTQPLGDTMPTCFPSPEDLKRRFIIKGKRLNKLEAAFSPEAAADTADCESVSEDSEEDEKEEAEEEERKKNKKKLKLAKELSDMVVYCKSVHFNGFADARDNLSFYEMSSFKEGKALELAEESANCYIHHNVDKLSRIYPAGSRTDSSNYNPVPFWNAGCQIVALNFQTRCADMSLNQGRFLVNGRSGYVLKPSYLRDAASEFDPITLTRGPWLKHKNLHIMVISGQQLPKVKAKKTSIVDPVVRVEVQGVPADVAVKETACIDNNGFNPAWNESFTFDVHVPELALVRFVVEDYDSASDNEFVGQYTLPFSSLQMGYRHVPLLDQNGDLLPSSGLFVHIMVVDA; the protein is encoded by the exons ATGGAGACGAATGGGATCAACACAATACACG GtctggagggagatggagaccTTCAGTTCCTGTTGACGGGGGGAGACCTGCTTAAGGTGCGCTCTTCGTCCTGGAAGAAAACCCGCTATTTCAAACTGCAGGATGACTGCAAGACCCTGTGGTACGAGTCACAGCGGACCTTTTTCAAGTCGAACCCAGCCTGTGAGTGTCTTCCCCGCAGAGCGCCAC TCTCCATCGAAGACATCTCGGCGGTGCGGCCGGGCCGTCACTCGGAGGGCCTGCAGAAGTACacggaggagcaggtgggccCGCGATGCTTCTCCATCATCTTCAAGGGCCGGCGCAAGAACCTGGACCTCATCGCCAgctcggaggaggaggcccgGCGCTGGGTGGTCGGCCTGGAGAAGGTCATCACCAGCACCAAGGGCCTGGACCGCCAGGTGAAGACTGAGCA CTGGATCTTCAACTGCATGAGGAAGGCCGACAAGAATGTGGACGACAAGCTGACTCAGAAAGAGCTGAAGGACCTGCTGCTTTTCATGAacatggaggtggaggatgacTACGCTGAGATCCTCTTCAAG CAATGCGACGCGTCCAAATCGGGGTACCTGGCCGGCGCGGAGATCGAGCGCTTCTACGAGCTGCTGACGCAGCGGCCGGAGATCGACGTCATCTACTCGGAGTACGCCCGCACCACGGGCCTCATGAGCGCCGCCGACCTGCAGCAGTTCCTGGtgcaggagcagagggaggaggccaCGCTGGCCGACGGCCACGCGCTAATCGACAAATACGAGCCAGACGAAAAAG tcAAGGAGAAGAAGCTCCTGTCCAAGGACGGCTTCCTCATATACCTGAACCACCCTGAGAGCGTGGTGCTGAGCCCCACACACGCCACCTTGTACCAGGACATGAGCCAGCCGCTCAGCCACtacttcatctcctcctcgcaCAACACCTACCTCTTGGAGGACCAGCTCAAGGGCCCCAGCAGCACGGAGGCCTACATCAG GGCCCTCCTGCTGGGTTGCCGCTGCGTGGAGCTGGACTGCTGGGACGGGCCCGACGGCGAGCCCGTCATCTACCACGGCTACACGCTCACCTCCAAGATCCTCTTCAAGGACGCCATCCAGGCCATCCACGAGTACGccttcaag ACGTCTGAGTACCCGGTCATCCTGTCCCTGGAGAACCACTGCAGCGTCGAGCAGCAGCAGGTCATGGCCCAGCACATGAGCTCCATCCTTGGGCCAGCCCTGCTCACACagcccctgggggacaccatGCCCACCTGCTTCCCCTCGCCGGAG gACCTGAAGCGGCGTTTCATCATCAAGGGGAAGCGTCTGAACAAGCTGGAGGCAGCCTTCTCTCCCGAGGCCGCGGCGGACACCGCCGATTGCGAGTCTGTGTCggaggacagcgaggaggacgaaaaggaggaggcagaggaggaggagaggaagaag AACAAGAAGAAGCTGAAGCTGGCGAAGGAGCTGTCGGACATGGTGGTGTACTGCAAGAGCGTCCACTTCAACGGCTTCGCGGACGCAAGGGACAACCTGAGCTTCTACGAGATGTCCTCCTTCAAGGAGGGCAAAGCCCTGGAGCTGGCGGAGGAGTCTG CTAACTGCTACATCCACCACAACGTGGACAAGCTGAGCCGGATCTACCCCGCAGGCTCCAGGACCGACTCGTCCAACTACAACCCCGTCCCCTTCTGGAACGCTGGCTGTCAGATCG TGGCGCTGAACTTCCAGACGCGCTGCGCGGACATGAGTCTGAACCAGGGCCGCTTCCTGGTGAACGGCCGCAGCGGCTACGTGCTGAAGCCCTCCTACCTGAGGGACGCCGCCAGCGAGTTCGACCCCATCACCCTGACCCGCGGGCCCTGGCTGAAGCACAAGAACCTCCACATCATG GTGATCTCAGGCCAGCAGTTGCCTAAGGTGAAGGCTAAGAAGACCTCCATCGTGGACCcggtggtgagggtggaggtgcagGGCGTCCCTGCTGACGTAGCGGTGAAGGAGACGGCGTGCATCGATAACAACG GGTTCAACCCCGCGTGGAACGAGAGCTTTACTTTCGACGTGCACGTACCGGAGCTGGCCCTGGTCCGCTTTGTCGTGGAGGACTACGACAGCGCCTCGGACAACGAATTCGTCGGCCAGTACACACTCCCCTTCTCCAGCTTGCAGATGG gaTACAGACACGTGCCTCTACTCGACCAGAACGGAGACCTTCTCCCGTCGTCGGGTCTATTTGTACACATCATGGTGGTCGACGCGTAG
- the plcd1b gene encoding 1-phosphatidylinositol 4,5-bisphosphate phosphodiesterase delta-1b isoform X4, with protein sequence METNGINTIHGLEGDGDLQFLLTGGDLLKVRSSSWKKTRYFKLQDDCKTLWYESQRTFFKSNPAFSIEDISAVRPGRHSEGLQKYTEEQVGPRCFSIIFKGRRKNLDLIASSEEEARRWVVGLEKVITSTKGLDRQVKTEHWIFNCMRKADKNVDDKLTQKELKDLLLFMNMEVEDDYAEILFKQCDASKSGYLAGAEIERFYELLTQRPEIDVIYSEYARTTGLMSAADLQQFLVQEQREEATLADGHALIDKYEPDEKVKEKKLLSKDGFLIYLNHPESVVLSPTHATLYQDMSQPLSHYFISSSHNTYLLEDQLKGPSSTEAYIRALLLGCRCVELDCWDGPDGEPVIYHGYTLTSKILFKDAIQAIHEYAFKTSEYPVILSLENHCSVEQQQVMAQHMSSILGPALLTQPLGDTMPTCFPSPEDLKRRFIIKGKRLNKLEAAFSPEAAADTADCESVSEDSEEDEKEEAEEEERKKNKKKLKLAKELSDMVVYCKSVHFNGFADARDNLSFYEMSSFKEGKALELAEESANCYIHHNVDKLSRIYPAGSRTDSSNYNPVPFWNAGCQIVALNFQTRCADMSLNQGRFLVNGRSGYVLKPSYLRDAASEFDPITLTRGPWLKHKNLHIMVISGQQLPKVKAKKTSIVDPVVRVEVQGVPADVAVKETACIDNNGFNPAWNESFTFDVHVPELALVRFVVEDYDSASDNEFVGQYTLPFSSLQMGYRHVPLLDQNGDLLPSSGLFVHIMVVDA encoded by the exons ATGGAGACGAATGGGATCAACACAATACACG GtctggagggagatggagaccTTCAGTTCCTGTTGACGGGGGGAGACCTGCTTAAGGTGCGCTCTTCGTCCTGGAAGAAAACCCGCTATTTCAAACTGCAGGATGACTGCAAGACCCTGTGGTACGAGTCACAGCGGACCTTTTTCAAGTCGAACCCAGCCT TCTCCATCGAAGACATCTCGGCGGTGCGGCCGGGCCGTCACTCGGAGGGCCTGCAGAAGTACacggaggagcaggtgggccCGCGATGCTTCTCCATCATCTTCAAGGGCCGGCGCAAGAACCTGGACCTCATCGCCAgctcggaggaggaggcccgGCGCTGGGTGGTCGGCCTGGAGAAGGTCATCACCAGCACCAAGGGCCTGGACCGCCAGGTGAAGACTGAGCA CTGGATCTTCAACTGCATGAGGAAGGCCGACAAGAATGTGGACGACAAGCTGACTCAGAAAGAGCTGAAGGACCTGCTGCTTTTCATGAacatggaggtggaggatgacTACGCTGAGATCCTCTTCAAG CAATGCGACGCGTCCAAATCGGGGTACCTGGCCGGCGCGGAGATCGAGCGCTTCTACGAGCTGCTGACGCAGCGGCCGGAGATCGACGTCATCTACTCGGAGTACGCCCGCACCACGGGCCTCATGAGCGCCGCCGACCTGCAGCAGTTCCTGGtgcaggagcagagggaggaggccaCGCTGGCCGACGGCCACGCGCTAATCGACAAATACGAGCCAGACGAAAAAG tcAAGGAGAAGAAGCTCCTGTCCAAGGACGGCTTCCTCATATACCTGAACCACCCTGAGAGCGTGGTGCTGAGCCCCACACACGCCACCTTGTACCAGGACATGAGCCAGCCGCTCAGCCACtacttcatctcctcctcgcaCAACACCTACCTCTTGGAGGACCAGCTCAAGGGCCCCAGCAGCACGGAGGCCTACATCAG GGCCCTCCTGCTGGGTTGCCGCTGCGTGGAGCTGGACTGCTGGGACGGGCCCGACGGCGAGCCCGTCATCTACCACGGCTACACGCTCACCTCCAAGATCCTCTTCAAGGACGCCATCCAGGCCATCCACGAGTACGccttcaag ACGTCTGAGTACCCGGTCATCCTGTCCCTGGAGAACCACTGCAGCGTCGAGCAGCAGCAGGTCATGGCCCAGCACATGAGCTCCATCCTTGGGCCAGCCCTGCTCACACagcccctgggggacaccatGCCCACCTGCTTCCCCTCGCCGGAG gACCTGAAGCGGCGTTTCATCATCAAGGGGAAGCGTCTGAACAAGCTGGAGGCAGCCTTCTCTCCCGAGGCCGCGGCGGACACCGCCGATTGCGAGTCTGTGTCggaggacagcgaggaggacgaaaaggaggaggcagaggaggaggagaggaagaag AACAAGAAGAAGCTGAAGCTGGCGAAGGAGCTGTCGGACATGGTGGTGTACTGCAAGAGCGTCCACTTCAACGGCTTCGCGGACGCAAGGGACAACCTGAGCTTCTACGAGATGTCCTCCTTCAAGGAGGGCAAAGCCCTGGAGCTGGCGGAGGAGTCTG CTAACTGCTACATCCACCACAACGTGGACAAGCTGAGCCGGATCTACCCCGCAGGCTCCAGGACCGACTCGTCCAACTACAACCCCGTCCCCTTCTGGAACGCTGGCTGTCAGATCG TGGCGCTGAACTTCCAGACGCGCTGCGCGGACATGAGTCTGAACCAGGGCCGCTTCCTGGTGAACGGCCGCAGCGGCTACGTGCTGAAGCCCTCCTACCTGAGGGACGCCGCCAGCGAGTTCGACCCCATCACCCTGACCCGCGGGCCCTGGCTGAAGCACAAGAACCTCCACATCATG GTGATCTCAGGCCAGCAGTTGCCTAAGGTGAAGGCTAAGAAGACCTCCATCGTGGACCcggtggtgagggtggaggtgcagGGCGTCCCTGCTGACGTAGCGGTGAAGGAGACGGCGTGCATCGATAACAACG GGTTCAACCCCGCGTGGAACGAGAGCTTTACTTTCGACGTGCACGTACCGGAGCTGGCCCTGGTCCGCTTTGTCGTGGAGGACTACGACAGCGCCTCGGACAACGAATTCGTCGGCCAGTACACACTCCCCTTCTCCAGCTTGCAGATGG gaTACAGACACGTGCCTCTACTCGACCAGAACGGAGACCTTCTCCCGTCGTCGGGTCTATTTGTACACATCATGGTGGTCGACGCGTAG
- the plcd1b gene encoding 1-phosphatidylinositol 4,5-bisphosphate phosphodiesterase delta-1b isoform X1 — protein MQCTKPPSRTKSEEELYNAQRKKVTSLNAKFLGLEGDGDLQFLLTGGDLLKVRSSSWKKTRYFKLQDDCKTLWYESQRTFFKSNPACECLPRRAPLSIEDISAVRPGRHSEGLQKYTEEQVGPRCFSIIFKGRRKNLDLIASSEEEARRWVVGLEKVITSTKGLDRQVKTEHWIFNCMRKADKNVDDKLTQKELKDLLLFMNMEVEDDYAEILFKQCDASKSGYLAGAEIERFYELLTQRPEIDVIYSEYARTTGLMSAADLQQFLVQEQREEATLADGHALIDKYEPDEKVKEKKLLSKDGFLIYLNHPESVVLSPTHATLYQDMSQPLSHYFISSSHNTYLLEDQLKGPSSTEAYIRALLLGCRCVELDCWDGPDGEPVIYHGYTLTSKILFKDAIQAIHEYAFKTSEYPVILSLENHCSVEQQQVMAQHMSSILGPALLTQPLGDTMPTCFPSPEDLKRRFIIKGKRLNKLEAAFSPEAAADTADCESVSEDSEEDEKEEAEEEERKKNKKKLKLAKELSDMVVYCKSVHFNGFADARDNLSFYEMSSFKEGKALELAEESANCYIHHNVDKLSRIYPAGSRTDSSNYNPVPFWNAGCQIVALNFQTRCADMSLNQGRFLVNGRSGYVLKPSYLRDAASEFDPITLTRGPWLKHKNLHIMVISGQQLPKVKAKKTSIVDPVVRVEVQGVPADVAVKETACIDNNGFNPAWNESFTFDVHVPELALVRFVVEDYDSASDNEFVGQYTLPFSSLQMGYRHVPLLDQNGDLLPSSGLFVHIMVVDA, from the exons ATGCAATGCACAAAACCGCCAAGTCGAACCAAATCGGAGGAAGAACTCTATAATGCTCAAAGGAAGAAGGTGACGAGTTTAAATGCCAAGTTCCTAG GtctggagggagatggagaccTTCAGTTCCTGTTGACGGGGGGAGACCTGCTTAAGGTGCGCTCTTCGTCCTGGAAGAAAACCCGCTATTTCAAACTGCAGGATGACTGCAAGACCCTGTGGTACGAGTCACAGCGGACCTTTTTCAAGTCGAACCCAGCCTGTGAGTGTCTTCCCCGCAGAGCGCCAC TCTCCATCGAAGACATCTCGGCGGTGCGGCCGGGCCGTCACTCGGAGGGCCTGCAGAAGTACacggaggagcaggtgggccCGCGATGCTTCTCCATCATCTTCAAGGGCCGGCGCAAGAACCTGGACCTCATCGCCAgctcggaggaggaggcccgGCGCTGGGTGGTCGGCCTGGAGAAGGTCATCACCAGCACCAAGGGCCTGGACCGCCAGGTGAAGACTGAGCA CTGGATCTTCAACTGCATGAGGAAGGCCGACAAGAATGTGGACGACAAGCTGACTCAGAAAGAGCTGAAGGACCTGCTGCTTTTCATGAacatggaggtggaggatgacTACGCTGAGATCCTCTTCAAG CAATGCGACGCGTCCAAATCGGGGTACCTGGCCGGCGCGGAGATCGAGCGCTTCTACGAGCTGCTGACGCAGCGGCCGGAGATCGACGTCATCTACTCGGAGTACGCCCGCACCACGGGCCTCATGAGCGCCGCCGACCTGCAGCAGTTCCTGGtgcaggagcagagggaggaggccaCGCTGGCCGACGGCCACGCGCTAATCGACAAATACGAGCCAGACGAAAAAG tcAAGGAGAAGAAGCTCCTGTCCAAGGACGGCTTCCTCATATACCTGAACCACCCTGAGAGCGTGGTGCTGAGCCCCACACACGCCACCTTGTACCAGGACATGAGCCAGCCGCTCAGCCACtacttcatctcctcctcgcaCAACACCTACCTCTTGGAGGACCAGCTCAAGGGCCCCAGCAGCACGGAGGCCTACATCAG GGCCCTCCTGCTGGGTTGCCGCTGCGTGGAGCTGGACTGCTGGGACGGGCCCGACGGCGAGCCCGTCATCTACCACGGCTACACGCTCACCTCCAAGATCCTCTTCAAGGACGCCATCCAGGCCATCCACGAGTACGccttcaag ACGTCTGAGTACCCGGTCATCCTGTCCCTGGAGAACCACTGCAGCGTCGAGCAGCAGCAGGTCATGGCCCAGCACATGAGCTCCATCCTTGGGCCAGCCCTGCTCACACagcccctgggggacaccatGCCCACCTGCTTCCCCTCGCCGGAG gACCTGAAGCGGCGTTTCATCATCAAGGGGAAGCGTCTGAACAAGCTGGAGGCAGCCTTCTCTCCCGAGGCCGCGGCGGACACCGCCGATTGCGAGTCTGTGTCggaggacagcgaggaggacgaaaaggaggaggcagaggaggaggagaggaagaag AACAAGAAGAAGCTGAAGCTGGCGAAGGAGCTGTCGGACATGGTGGTGTACTGCAAGAGCGTCCACTTCAACGGCTTCGCGGACGCAAGGGACAACCTGAGCTTCTACGAGATGTCCTCCTTCAAGGAGGGCAAAGCCCTGGAGCTGGCGGAGGAGTCTG CTAACTGCTACATCCACCACAACGTGGACAAGCTGAGCCGGATCTACCCCGCAGGCTCCAGGACCGACTCGTCCAACTACAACCCCGTCCCCTTCTGGAACGCTGGCTGTCAGATCG TGGCGCTGAACTTCCAGACGCGCTGCGCGGACATGAGTCTGAACCAGGGCCGCTTCCTGGTGAACGGCCGCAGCGGCTACGTGCTGAAGCCCTCCTACCTGAGGGACGCCGCCAGCGAGTTCGACCCCATCACCCTGACCCGCGGGCCCTGGCTGAAGCACAAGAACCTCCACATCATG GTGATCTCAGGCCAGCAGTTGCCTAAGGTGAAGGCTAAGAAGACCTCCATCGTGGACCcggtggtgagggtggaggtgcagGGCGTCCCTGCTGACGTAGCGGTGAAGGAGACGGCGTGCATCGATAACAACG GGTTCAACCCCGCGTGGAACGAGAGCTTTACTTTCGACGTGCACGTACCGGAGCTGGCCCTGGTCCGCTTTGTCGTGGAGGACTACGACAGCGCCTCGGACAACGAATTCGTCGGCCAGTACACACTCCCCTTCTCCAGCTTGCAGATGG gaTACAGACACGTGCCTCTACTCGACCAGAACGGAGACCTTCTCCCGTCGTCGGGTCTATTTGTACACATCATGGTGGTCGACGCGTAG
- the plcd1b gene encoding 1-phosphatidylinositol 4,5-bisphosphate phosphodiesterase delta-1b isoform X2, protein MQCTKPPSRTKSEEELYNAQRKKVTSLNAKFLGLEGDGDLQFLLTGGDLLKVRSSSWKKTRYFKLQDDCKTLWYESQRTFFKSNPAFSIEDISAVRPGRHSEGLQKYTEEQVGPRCFSIIFKGRRKNLDLIASSEEEARRWVVGLEKVITSTKGLDRQVKTEHWIFNCMRKADKNVDDKLTQKELKDLLLFMNMEVEDDYAEILFKQCDASKSGYLAGAEIERFYELLTQRPEIDVIYSEYARTTGLMSAADLQQFLVQEQREEATLADGHALIDKYEPDEKVKEKKLLSKDGFLIYLNHPESVVLSPTHATLYQDMSQPLSHYFISSSHNTYLLEDQLKGPSSTEAYIRALLLGCRCVELDCWDGPDGEPVIYHGYTLTSKILFKDAIQAIHEYAFKTSEYPVILSLENHCSVEQQQVMAQHMSSILGPALLTQPLGDTMPTCFPSPEDLKRRFIIKGKRLNKLEAAFSPEAAADTADCESVSEDSEEDEKEEAEEEERKKNKKKLKLAKELSDMVVYCKSVHFNGFADARDNLSFYEMSSFKEGKALELAEESANCYIHHNVDKLSRIYPAGSRTDSSNYNPVPFWNAGCQIVALNFQTRCADMSLNQGRFLVNGRSGYVLKPSYLRDAASEFDPITLTRGPWLKHKNLHIMVISGQQLPKVKAKKTSIVDPVVRVEVQGVPADVAVKETACIDNNGFNPAWNESFTFDVHVPELALVRFVVEDYDSASDNEFVGQYTLPFSSLQMGYRHVPLLDQNGDLLPSSGLFVHIMVVDA, encoded by the exons ATGCAATGCACAAAACCGCCAAGTCGAACCAAATCGGAGGAAGAACTCTATAATGCTCAAAGGAAGAAGGTGACGAGTTTAAATGCCAAGTTCCTAG GtctggagggagatggagaccTTCAGTTCCTGTTGACGGGGGGAGACCTGCTTAAGGTGCGCTCTTCGTCCTGGAAGAAAACCCGCTATTTCAAACTGCAGGATGACTGCAAGACCCTGTGGTACGAGTCACAGCGGACCTTTTTCAAGTCGAACCCAGCCT TCTCCATCGAAGACATCTCGGCGGTGCGGCCGGGCCGTCACTCGGAGGGCCTGCAGAAGTACacggaggagcaggtgggccCGCGATGCTTCTCCATCATCTTCAAGGGCCGGCGCAAGAACCTGGACCTCATCGCCAgctcggaggaggaggcccgGCGCTGGGTGGTCGGCCTGGAGAAGGTCATCACCAGCACCAAGGGCCTGGACCGCCAGGTGAAGACTGAGCA CTGGATCTTCAACTGCATGAGGAAGGCCGACAAGAATGTGGACGACAAGCTGACTCAGAAAGAGCTGAAGGACCTGCTGCTTTTCATGAacatggaggtggaggatgacTACGCTGAGATCCTCTTCAAG CAATGCGACGCGTCCAAATCGGGGTACCTGGCCGGCGCGGAGATCGAGCGCTTCTACGAGCTGCTGACGCAGCGGCCGGAGATCGACGTCATCTACTCGGAGTACGCCCGCACCACGGGCCTCATGAGCGCCGCCGACCTGCAGCAGTTCCTGGtgcaggagcagagggaggaggccaCGCTGGCCGACGGCCACGCGCTAATCGACAAATACGAGCCAGACGAAAAAG tcAAGGAGAAGAAGCTCCTGTCCAAGGACGGCTTCCTCATATACCTGAACCACCCTGAGAGCGTGGTGCTGAGCCCCACACACGCCACCTTGTACCAGGACATGAGCCAGCCGCTCAGCCACtacttcatctcctcctcgcaCAACACCTACCTCTTGGAGGACCAGCTCAAGGGCCCCAGCAGCACGGAGGCCTACATCAG GGCCCTCCTGCTGGGTTGCCGCTGCGTGGAGCTGGACTGCTGGGACGGGCCCGACGGCGAGCCCGTCATCTACCACGGCTACACGCTCACCTCCAAGATCCTCTTCAAGGACGCCATCCAGGCCATCCACGAGTACGccttcaag ACGTCTGAGTACCCGGTCATCCTGTCCCTGGAGAACCACTGCAGCGTCGAGCAGCAGCAGGTCATGGCCCAGCACATGAGCTCCATCCTTGGGCCAGCCCTGCTCACACagcccctgggggacaccatGCCCACCTGCTTCCCCTCGCCGGAG gACCTGAAGCGGCGTTTCATCATCAAGGGGAAGCGTCTGAACAAGCTGGAGGCAGCCTTCTCTCCCGAGGCCGCGGCGGACACCGCCGATTGCGAGTCTGTGTCggaggacagcgaggaggacgaaaaggaggaggcagaggaggaggagaggaagaag AACAAGAAGAAGCTGAAGCTGGCGAAGGAGCTGTCGGACATGGTGGTGTACTGCAAGAGCGTCCACTTCAACGGCTTCGCGGACGCAAGGGACAACCTGAGCTTCTACGAGATGTCCTCCTTCAAGGAGGGCAAAGCCCTGGAGCTGGCGGAGGAGTCTG CTAACTGCTACATCCACCACAACGTGGACAAGCTGAGCCGGATCTACCCCGCAGGCTCCAGGACCGACTCGTCCAACTACAACCCCGTCCCCTTCTGGAACGCTGGCTGTCAGATCG TGGCGCTGAACTTCCAGACGCGCTGCGCGGACATGAGTCTGAACCAGGGCCGCTTCCTGGTGAACGGCCGCAGCGGCTACGTGCTGAAGCCCTCCTACCTGAGGGACGCCGCCAGCGAGTTCGACCCCATCACCCTGACCCGCGGGCCCTGGCTGAAGCACAAGAACCTCCACATCATG GTGATCTCAGGCCAGCAGTTGCCTAAGGTGAAGGCTAAGAAGACCTCCATCGTGGACCcggtggtgagggtggaggtgcagGGCGTCCCTGCTGACGTAGCGGTGAAGGAGACGGCGTGCATCGATAACAACG GGTTCAACCCCGCGTGGAACGAGAGCTTTACTTTCGACGTGCACGTACCGGAGCTGGCCCTGGTCCGCTTTGTCGTGGAGGACTACGACAGCGCCTCGGACAACGAATTCGTCGGCCAGTACACACTCCCCTTCTCCAGCTTGCAGATGG gaTACAGACACGTGCCTCTACTCGACCAGAACGGAGACCTTCTCCCGTCGTCGGGTCTATTTGTACACATCATGGTGGTCGACGCGTAG